In Lactiplantibacillus pentosus, the sequence TGCTCGTAGTCTACTTGTTAGTTCCATCATCGTTGTCTCATGATGGATAACGCGATGGTAAGCGCACGTTTATTTCGTGACAGCCTCAATCAACTCGCTTGAGCATCATAAACCTAACTTTTGCCCACCACGTTAGTTTGTTTTCAAGTATAATAAAAAGCAAGTGTTGGGAGATGATCTTCATGAGCACCATGCAACTGCAACATTCACAGTGGCAATTGGTTCAAGCGGGCACGAAGACCGTTGAGATTCGCCTCAATGATCCTAAACGGCAAGCACTACAAGTCGGCGACGCCATCTGCTTTTTAGATTTAGAGACTGGTCAGTCAGTGCGCACCATGCTTGTTGCCAAACGAACATATGCTAGTTTTGCCGATTTACTAACCAACTATACTGCTGTTGAAGTTGGGAGTGCGCCCCACACGTCCGTTGCGCAGATGGTTGCGGACATGTTGACCATTTATTCAGCGGAACAAGTCCGCCAATGGGGGGGCGTTTCGCTGACAATTAAACGACTAGTCAGTTAACAACTGGTTGAGTTGGCGATACTGCTTCAACATCCACTGTTGATAAGTCAGCTTAGCCGGCATCGTTTCAGTCACGTTGAGCACAGGAACTTGGTGCTGCTTGGCTAACGTAACCATGTTCGTGACGATTTTGTCGCTGACTTGCTGGTTGTTCACAAACAGGGCAACTTGCTTATTTTTTAATCCCCGCTGCATCTTGTGGATAACTTGTGGCGACGGATCCGTGCCCTTTTCAACGGCATTTTCAAAATCACGATTGGCCACTTTGAAGCCCAAGCTGGTCAGCGCATAATCGAAGACTGGTTCACTGACGAAGACCTGGCGATTGCTTAATCGTTTCACTTTTGCTTGTAATTGTTGCCGTTCTTGTTGAATTGGCTTGAGTGACGCAATATATTTTTTGGCGTTCGCCTTAAAATAGGCCCGATGTTGCGGCTGTTGCTTGGCAAACTGTTTAGCCAAATATGTCGCCGTCGCTGGCATCGTTTTAGCGTCATACCACAGGTGTTCATTGACACCAGCCTTACGATGCAGGACGTCTTCCCCGACGCGAATCAACTTAGCTTGCTTAGTTGAGCGGACGACCTTATTCATCCAACCATCGTAGCCAAGTCCGTTGGCGAGCGCCACATCCGCCTGACTGACTTGTTTGGCGACAGCTGGTGTTGGTTCGAAATCATGGGGGTCAACGGACGGCTTATTGATGATCGAGCTAACCTGAACGTGCTTACCCCCGACTGCTTTGGCCACCGCACCATAAAAGTTGGTCGTTGCGACAACCTTAATCTTACTGTTGTTCGTCGACTCTGACTTGGATTGACAGCCCGTCAACAGGCCACCACCAATCACTAAGCCAACTAATAGTACCCAAAAACGTTTCACATTTGCCACTCCTTTTTTAAATAGTAATCATTACGTTTTACAGAATAACAATAACTATCTTGATTGTAAATAGTAATATTTACTTTTTACAATTTTGTCGTGAGGTGTTTTCAATGAAAAAATTGCTCTTACCGTTCATCACCGTCCTCATTATTGGCGCGGTGGTGGGAATCGTCACGCTGCACCACGCACCAGCAGCAACCCCTACGACGACTGCCAAAAAAGCACAGGTTCCGCGGCGTGTCGCGCCAATCACTGCGGCTGCGGTCGCAAAGGATCCCAAATTAAAATATAGTTGCATCATTTATTACGCCGTCAAGCACCTTAAAATTCAACGCTGGCAGGAAGTTAGTGACTTCAAACTAGGCTGGCAAGTTGAAATTTATCACGAAGCGTCCCAATCGAAGTACCTCGTCTGGCCCGATAAGAATATCAAGACGAATGCCAAAGCACTTCAGCCGAACTGGTTTACAATCAAAAAAGGTCAGGTGACTTACGATAGTTTTGGGGTGCATACGTTCAAAAAAGATATGACCGCAACTGTCAGCCTGACGACGATTATTAAGCAAATCCAACAAGATCACGCCACCAAAACGGTCCGTAACATGCGCCCTAATCTAGTGGTGAAAGAACACGCGCGTGTCGATGACTAGTGGCGACGCTCGACCACTGTGTATAACTCGAGTGACGGTGGCAGAATGAGGACTTGTGTTTGCTGGAACTGTGCATAACTGTTCCGACTGCAAAAACACGCTTGTGCATAACCTCCGTGTTAACTCACTATTCTCACACCGTCTCGTCCGACGATGCCAGCATCTAATTCGGACCACAATTGCCAAAAATTCACACGCTTTTGAAATGAAACCAGCGGCATTTCGCGTAATTATCTGGTGTAACCTACTTTTAGACTGAAATGGGGCCAACATGATGATTACGACCTGGTTTGACGACGATCCATTATTTAACCGCTACTATCCTTACGATTCAGCCTACCGTTACTACTTTGACCACGAATGGAGTCTGCCGACTGACCAAGACACGCACCTCTTCGAATTTTTAAGTCTCGGTGGATTTGCCGCTGGTTTGAGTTGGTCGGGGGTGCTAAAGAAACGCCGGCACTGACCACCGCTTTTAGTGACTGGCAAATCGACGTCGTTGCGGCTTATGATGAGGCACATATCACGAAGTTACTCGCTAATCCACAACTCATCCGCAACCGACGCAAAATTATGGCGGTTATCCACAATGCACAGTTGATCCACCAAATTCAACAAACGCGCTCCTTCGCCGACTATCTCTGGCAACTACTGAACGACCAGCAACTGGTCTTAAACGCACCCCACTTTCGAGATTTGCCCCGAACGACCATTACCGGTAACCAGTTGGCGCGACATCTCCACCAAGCAGGCTTTCAGTTCGTGGGGCCAGTCACGGTGAACGCTTGGCTGGTTAATACCGGCTTTATTGCGGCACGGCCTGATCAACGCGGAATCATTAATGCCAATACCCGCATCATCTCACCCGTACAGCCGTTATTGCCGCCGCGTTCCCCTCATCAGTTGGGACATTTTGAACCGTAACCGATACGCGAACAGGACGACGATTCACGTTTAAACACTGTTGATACAACTTTTAGCTTCAGGTCTCCACCTAAAACTCCCAGTCGCTATTTATCGGTTGGAGGGCTATACTGATACCTGTATACTTTAATTTAAATGAACATAGAATAATGAATTGAAGGGTGTTTGGGTATGACTTGGTCACATTGGGAGATTTCACCATTTATTACAAGTGTTTTCTTTATTTTAGGCGTACTAACGCTTTTTTGGGTATCACAGAATTGGTTGATCACATTTTTGAATACGCATTATCAACGCGTCAATGAGTCGATTATCAACGATTGGTATGGCTTAGTGTATATGCTGGTTTTCGTCTTCGGGATGCAGGCACTGATTGTTGGTCAACCGGATGCCTGGATTTTCATGAATTTCCAACTGATTGCGCTGACTTTTTGCGGCTACTTTCTCAACATTCGAATTGCTAACTACTACTTGTATCCGCTGGTATTGGTCTTCATGATTTTTAACCGGTCACTAGGTTACTGGCAATCGTGGGGCCACGCGCTGGCACTACTACTATTCTTTACGACGTTGAGAACGCTACGGAAGCGCGTGCCGTTACAAACTAAAGTCGGCCAAGTTACGTTATACTTTGTCACTTGTGCGTGCTTCGGCTTGATTTTATGGTGGTTCATGTGGCTCAAATTCAATCTTTCATGGGGGACGTATTGGCAGGAATGGGGCTACCTCATGATTTTCGAAGTGCTGCTCTACATCTACGCCAGTATGTTGTCCGCGAATGCTCAGCTCAAACAAAACTTGGTCTCATTCGCCAACCACGATGCCCTGACCAAAACTGAAAACTTTGCCGCCTACACGACAGCTATCAATTACCATCTGACGGCGAGTCGTCAAAATGGCGTGCCACTGACAATGATGATGTTCGACATCGATCACTTCAAGCGCGTCAATGACACCTATGGTCATCTGGCGGGTGACCAAATTTTACAACACGTCACTCAGGTCGCTGAAGCAGTCTTTAAAGCCAACAATCCCAACATCGCCCTCTACCGAACTGGCGGTGAAGAATTCAACGTGCTCTTCCCAAGTTACGACTTAACCGAAGCGCGCTTGGTCGCTGAACAACTCTTTGCGGCTGTTAACCACCTGGTCGTTCCATTCAACGGCCATCAAATTCAACTGTCGATATCAGTCGGCATAGCACAATTACAGCCGGAAGATACCACCCCAACTGAATTTTATCGTCGCGTCGATGACAACTTGTATGCGGCCAAGAAACATGGTCGGATGCAAATCGTGGCCAAGTAAGACTTCATGAGTACATTTTCAAACTGAATCAGAACGAAAAGTCCCCTGACAATTGGCACGAACTGCTAATGATCAGGGGACTTTCTTAAACTTGTTAACATTTTATTCTCAAAACTTCGTTGGACAATTATGGCCCTATTGCGCTGCAATCGAAACGCTACGGATATTCGCCATCGGAACGCTATGCGGTGTTTCTAAGTAAATTCGAGCACGCTGCCAGTCCAGCTTCAATAATTGGCTGGTGACGGACTGGTAGTAGCCGACGTCATCATTAAAGTAATCCAGCACGACGACCGGTAATTTGGGCATCGCGGCTAACTGCTGCAATTGTTCCGTCACCGCCTGCTTGGCCGCTGCGGTCGGATAATGCTTATGTGTGTAGATTTTGGCCCGTTTTTCAATAAGTTCGTTATACCCGGTCAGCGCAGCGAACGGCGCAAATTGTGCCGCTCGGTCACTTTGAGGCATCGGTAAATGATGTTTACTGATGGGCCGCGGTGTTGTGATAATATCGGCGTATTCGCTCGTATCGTTAAACAATCCAGCTGGATTAGGTTGTGTGGCTTCTGAAGTCGTTTGTCTAGATTCTGACATTAGGCGCGGTGACCTCCAATCTGTTCATTGCGTTCAATTGTCGTCGCGTCGGCCTTTAAATCAGCCAACCGAATCACGACGTTCTTATTGCCCGAACTCGCTTGTAAGTTTAGAATCGTCTGCTGCAGTTGTCGGTCTCGCTCACGGCGCCGTTGGTCTTGTTGCTCGCGGTTACGTGCAACAGCTGGATTTTCAAACAAATTCGTTTGCTCATAGCGAGGCTGTTCGGCCACCTGCTGTTCATCAACGAGGTGGTTCGCCATGACAGTGACACGGCGAATCATCAATTTCCGATTAACTGCCTGCTGATAAAGCTGTTGATAAACCGCACTCAGCTCTGGTTGGGCGGCAGTCGCAATCGTTAATCGCGTCGTCACATGTGCCGGTTTGGGCACTTGTCGACCATAGTAATCTTCGGTCAGTGTCGTCTGGCTTGTTTGTGCCGTACTAGCATCATAGTCGACTCGCAGCCCAATCTGGTCGGTGACCACGTGGCGTTTGACCAAATCGAAGACTAGATTATTGACCATCCCGCGAAGAACTGCCTGGCCAGCAGTGTAGTCGTATGGCCGCATCAGCACCTGGCTCGCATAAATACCGTGCTCACTGGCATGATAATTCTTAATGTCTGCCAACGTTGCCGACTCATCCCCCCAAGCATGGTCGATCAGCAATTCCGCGTTCTTGCCAAACTCACGGTAGAGCAGCGTTTCATTATATTGATCGGACAAACTGCCCAGCGAACAGCGCGCAATGTCCCCCATCGTATTGAGTCCCAATGCGGCCAGACGTTTGGCATAGCCGTGTCCGACCCGCCAGAAATCTGTCAATGGCTGGTGGGCCCACAAATAGCGCCGGTACAGAGCCTCATCCATCTGGGCAATGCGGACGCCATCCGCATCCGCCGGGATCTTTTTGGCCACGATATCCATGGCGACCTTCGCTAAGTAAAGATTGGTGCCAATCCCCGCGGTGGCGGTAATCCCGGTCTCCGCTTGAATCTCATGAATCATGGTTTTGGCTAACGCGTGGGGCGTGACGTGGTAAGTTGCCAAGTAGTCTGTCACGTCCATGAAGACCTCATCGATCGAATAAACGTGAATGTGCTCCGGCTTGATAAAGCGCAGGTAAATGGTATAAATCTCCGCACTTTTCTGCATATAGTAGGCCATCCGCGGTGGGACGACCTGATAGTCGATGCCCAAATTAGGATGTGCTAACAGTTGGTCGCGATAAATCGACTGATGGCGCTTTACTTGGGCATAGCTCGTCTGCCGCCCGCGTTCCCGGTTCAAATCCGCTAATCGCTGTTTGACCTGGAACAAGCGTGGTCGTCCTGGTACACCGAACTGCTTCAATGCTGGTGATACCGCCAAACAAATCGTCTTATCCGTCCGGCTGGTATCCGCCACGACCAAATTGGCATTCAGCGGGTCCAGGTGGTACGCGACGCACTCAACTGAAGCGTAGAATGATTTTAAGTCGATTGCCATATACGTTCGTTTCGTCGTCATCAATTCACCCTCACTTTCTCAATCAACGGCTGTCACCAGTATGACTCATTTCTCAGTGGCGTGCTGGTAAGCCAAAATAAATTTCACTCCGATACCGTATCACCTTAAAAACAAAGAACGGCCGCGATTGCGCATACGGCTGGACGTTTGCTGCTAAGCCACGCATGCTTCGAAAACACATCACGTCTTGCAGGCCATCAGTCATGTGGCCACTCTCATCCATATAAATAAAGGTAAGCTGATGCCCACTGATTAAGCCGGCAAAGTACCGATTCGGATGGTCATTCAATTGGGCCACGACCTGTGGTGATAAATCCGGTGGTAAGTTGACGGCATAAAAGATGCGTCCAAAATCTGCCAAGCCAACATCGGGCTGCTGACTATTGTGGCGGATATAGGTCCTGGGCGTTGCGACAGCTGAAATCAGGCGCATCAGGCTGTGTTTCGGTCTACCAGGGACCGGGTGAATCACGTTTTGCACCCACAAATGGTCAGTCACAGTGTTACCAGCCTGATCTTCAACGTTAGTTAGCGCCGTTACACCGCGACCATTATGATCACTGCCATAGGTCCTAATGACACCGGTAAAATGTTGCCGCGGACGGTCCATCAACGTTTTCCGCACTGCCTTCGCCCCCTTTTTGACTGTCTATCCCCTTACTGTGCCGTTTATTGTGCTATTCATACATCACACACGAACTCTTGTTCCCTTAATTATAAAATAACTCAGTCTAAAATGCCAGAATTGTTTTGTTTCAAAAAACATCATAACCGAGACATTCGGCCAGTCTCATATTTCTGCAATCCAATCATGATGCTATCACGCTCATCTTTCACCTACCAAATGGCTATTAAGCGGTTGGACCCAATCAGTTGAGCTAGAATACCGACAGCCCAGCCTCTCCCCGTTACGTCGTCGCTAGCTAAAAGTTGAATTTTTGCTTACTCAAAAAATCGGCCGCCACGCACCAATTCCTTGTGCGCAACGACCGATTTCGTCATTTTTATAATTGTTTACAACTACCGTCCTACTCGCGTTTCGAATCCTGTTCCAACTGAATCGTCAGTAATTCTGGATCTTCATTAACTAACGCTTGGAGGCGCGAAAAGAGCATCAGGAGCCAACCAAACGATAAGGCAAAGGCCTGAATCTCAAACGCCGTCAGCGATGGATAGTTGAACCAGCGAAAACCGAAGTTCAGCAGTAGGAGCAAGATGCCGACGCCGTATGATAGCCACAAAAAGTCCTTTGTGATGGCGGGTAATAGCCAGCGGACGCCAACGATCAGTAAGACGAGTAATGTCACTAGGCCGCCAGCCACCAAGTCGTGCAGCCAGTGAAAAGTCAGATTATTTGGAAATAGTCCGACTGCCCCGAAGTCGATGGCCGTTAATGTTAGTAAAATTCGCAACGTCAACGTTCGCCAAGTCCGGGGATAAATCCGGCTCAGTGAAACGAAGAGGTAGTCGATCAAAACGACCATCAGTAACGCTGAAAAAATCAACGTCAGGTTAAACTGCCACGCATTTTCAGCAGCATGTGTCCCGAGAAAGCTCAGGTTATGTTGCCACCAGCGCCGCTGACCATTGGCGGCCATTGAGATGACACAGCCACTGACGATCACGACGGTCAGAATCGAGGTTAACGACCGGGCATTAATCGTCAGGGCCGCCCCAACCATGAACGCATCCGCAAAATACGTAAACATCACGATGAGTAACAGCGACGTGAACCGGTCAAACACGACATCTGGAAATAGCAGTTCTAGCACCCAGAAGACCCCAACTAACGCAAACGCCAAAATCATGATAAAGGCGATCGTGATTACCGGGAAATTCCGCCAGTAAATGTGCCGTGAAAAGCGATTTTCAGGATCGTTTCGCGTTTTGAGAAAGAAACCGATAAACAGGAGTGCGCCCGTCACTACCCCAGCAACAATCGTCACACTCCCGATGGATTGGGCACCGGTTAGCGGGACCGGTCGCACCTTTTGAAACCACCAGTAAGCATAACTGGCAACGCCTGAGATTAAGGCGACTAGCAACGGCCAAATAATCAAATATTGTTGCCACTGCGGCTGACGCGGTTGGACTTTTTCTAACACTAGCGCGTCATTTTGCACTTTTAATTGTAATTGATCATCACGGTCGATGCCGGCTCGCTCTAACGCGGAGACCGGAATTGAGACGCGCACTTGTTGCTCTTGCCCTGTCATTTCAAACTCCTAACACTTTCATTATTCAAATACCATTTGGTTCCGATAGAGCTCGGCGTAGAAGCCATCAGCGGCTAGCAGTGCTTGATGGTTGCCTTGCTCAATAATCTGACCATCTTTCAATACAACGATTTTATCTGCATTGAGGATGGTTTTCAAGCGGTGCGCGATGACAAAGCTGGTACGGCCTTGAATCACGTTGTCCATCGCCGCTTGAATATTGGCTTCCGTCACCGTATCAACGTTAGACGTCGCTTCGTCCAAAATCAACAGTTTCGGGTTAGTCAAAATCGTCCGGGCAATCGACATCAATTGTTTTTGGCCCGCAGAGAAGATGCTCTGTTCGTCAGAAACCTGCGTCTCATAACCGTCCGGCAAGCTCATCACGAAATCATGAATATTCGCCTGCTTGGCCGCATCGATCACGCGTTCCATCGACGCTGTTGGTTCCCCATACCGAATATTGTCGGCAATCGACCCAGTGAAGAGCTGCGGTTCCTGCAACACGATGCCGACATTTTGCCGCAAGACTTTCAAATCAAACGATTGAATGTCCACGTCATCAAAGGTGATCGCCCCACTATCCACGTCATAGAACCGGTTGAGCAAGTTCATCACCGTCGTCTTACCAGACCCAGTCGGTCCAACCAGTGCGACCATTTCACCGCGATGCACATGGATGGAAACACCGTGCAGAATTTCTTTGCCCGGCTGATAACTGAAGCGCACGTCATCAATCAAGAGCTCATCTTGAATACCATCCAACGTCCGACCGTGTTCAGGACTGACTTCATCGGGCTGATTACGCACTTCATCGACCCGGCGTGCACCGGTAATCGCTAACTGAATCATACTATACAAACTGGTCAACGACATAATCGGTTGATAGTATTGTTGCGCATAGTTAACAAACACGACCACGAGTGCCAAGGCTGCCCCCGTCGACATACTGCCGTTGAGCGCCAACCACGAACCAAAGAAAATCACGATGGCCGTGTTCAGCAGCGACATTCCCTGCATCAATGGATTCAAAATACCAGACCAGATCTGACCCGTCAATGCGGATTTTCTGACCTTGCCGTTGTACTCGTGAAAACCATTCAGGGAATCCTGCTGTAAACCATTGGTAATCAGAACTTTTTGGCCGGTGATCTGTTCGTTGATATAACCGTTTAGCTGACCGATATCATCCTGTTGCTGGTTAACGGCGACGCCCGCCTTATGCATGACAAAAGCCGCAATGATCAGGGCGATTGGCGTCGAAGCCATTGTGACCCAGGCCATCGTCGCATTCTGATTGAACATCACGATAAGCAAGCCGACAAACTGTGCCACCGCCAATAGAATTTCCAGCAGCGCCTGGTTCATTGCATTAAAAATATTATCCAAATCTGATGTAAACCGCGCTAAAATATCGCCATCGCTATGCGTATCAAAGTACTGGACTTTCATCCGCTGCATTTTACAGAATAGGCCGACACGCATGGTCCCGGTCGAGAAAGCCGTCACCCGCGCCAAAATCAAACTGGCGATAAAAATCGTACTAGCATCGCCCACGTAGAGTAAGACGTAGATGATCAACGTCCGGTTAAACGGCTGTAAACTAGCCTGTGCCCGGGTGGCCTGATTCGTCCACTGTTGCAAGTATTGCGTCAACTCTTCAACGGCGCGTCCGAGGTAAGTCGGTGCCACCACGATACACCAAGTCGAGATGGCAATCAGGATGACACTCAGTAAAAAGCCTAACCAATAGCGTTTTAAATAGTGCCAGTAGTACTTACCGGCATTGCGTAAATCACTCATGTAAGCCCTCCTCTCGTGCCTTTTGCGTCTGATAAATGGCCCGATAAATCGCACTTTGTTGTAACAATTCTTGATGGGTCCCGCTGCCAGAAATCCGACCATCATCCAGGACTAGAATTTGGTCCGCACGAATAATCGAGGCGATTTTTTCAGCAATCACGACCGTCGTTGTTGAAGTGAGTTCACGGTCTAACGCTTCTTGAACTAGTTTTTCTGACCGTGCATCTAGGGCCGAGGTCGCGTCATCTAAAATCAGGATTTCAGGATTAGCAATGACGCCCCGTGTAATCTTCTGTCCACCAGAAAAGTTCTGTGAGCGTTCTTCAACGGGCGCATCATACGTTTGTGGTAACCGTTCGATGAACTCTGCTGATTGGGCGATATTTGCTGCCCATTGCATATGACTCGGCTGGGCATCCGGCTTCACCTGACGTAAATTGCCCGCAATCGTTCCGGAGAACAGCGTCGAGCGTTGTAGCACATAGGCGACCGTGGCGCGTAACGCCTTTTCCGGCAATTCACGGACATCGATGCCCCCGATTGAGACCCGACCACTGTCTGGATCATACAACCGCGCAATCAGTTGCGCCAAGGTCGTCTTTCCAGACCCCGTCGCGCCGACGATCCCCAGCATTGAACCAGCTTTGACCGTAAACGTGACGTCCTTTAAGGTCGGTTGGTCATCACCAGGATACGTGAAGGTCACGTGGTCAAAGTGGATGTCCCCGGCAACCGGCGCATCATCACCGTCCACGTACGACATACTAGGTGTCGTCGTCATAACTTCATTGATCCGGCCGAGCGAAATGACTGCCCGTGAGGCAAAAGTCATTAAGAAGCCCCCGTTGATCACGGCAAATAAAATCTGCATCAAATAAGAAATAAAACTCGTGATTGCCGCCAAGTAGGACGGATGGGTCGTAATCGTCTGACCAACCAGATAGACCGCTACCCCCACAGCGACGTTCGCGGTTAGGAAGAAGGCTGGCATCAGAATGGCAAACCAGTACCCGATTTTGGCCGTCACCGCCGTCAATTCGTCGGAGGCAGACGCAAACTTTTTGATTTCATTTGGTTCCTGAACGAACGATTTAACAACACGAATCCCCATTAAGTTTTCGCGCGCCACCGTGTTCACGTTTTCAATATCCTGTTGGGTCTGAGCAAAGTAAGTCGTCATCCGGCGCACAGCTAACAAAGCCACCGCCAAAATAACCACCATCATGACGACAATGACCCACCACTGTTCTGGCATCGTCATCACGGCTAGGATTAACGCCCCGATAAATAGCAGCGGAATCCGAGTAATCTGTTGAAAACCCGCCATCACGATCTGTTGCACTTGATTAATATCATTGGTCATCCGGACCACTAAGTTGGAAGGTGAAAATTTTTCGACATCGGCATACGCCAACGACTGCACCTTCGCGTATAGGTCCGCACGCAAATCCGTTGCGACCCCGAGCGCAACGCGGGCCGCGTAAATCGTATTGACGATTCCGCCAATGATTCCCAGCACGGCCAATCCTAACAACATCAATCCTTCGCGGAAAACGGTCGCTTGATCATTTTTAATGATTGCTTCCATAATCACTTGTAACAACCGCGGTTGCCATAAGGTCGCAAATACCAGCACGATCACTGACAACATCGCAATCCAGACGTCCAGCCGATATCGTTTAAAATATGGCATCAAAATCTTCATTAAAATCGTTCCTCCTCGTAATTGTGGTCTTCTTTTTAGGGTACCTGATATTAGCGATTAGGACAATCAATATATCATATCTTTTGCAAAATCAGATTACGATGATAATCTTTTGGGATATGTGGGATTAATGTGATGGACAGCTTGATTTAATTGGCTGATATTCATTTACTAATAATTAAGCAGTTGCGGTCGTCATCTGGTCAATTTGCCATTTAGTGGTGAAAGCAATCGTTTAGA encodes:
- a CDS encoding ASCH domain-containing protein, which gives rise to MSTMQLQHSQWQLVQAGTKTVEIRLNDPKRQALQVGDAICFLDLETGQSVRTMLVAKRTYASFADLLTNYTAVEVGSAPHTSVAQMVADMLTIYSAEQVRQWGGVSLTIKRLVS
- a CDS encoding metal ABC transporter solute-binding protein, whose protein sequence is MKRFWVLLVGLVIGGGLLTGCQSKSESTNNSKIKVVATTNFYGAVAKAVGGKHVQVSSIINKPSVDPHDFEPTPAVAKQVSQADVALANGLGYDGWMNKVVRSTKQAKLIRVGEDVLHRKAGVNEHLWYDAKTMPATATYLAKQFAKQQPQHRAYFKANAKKYIASLKPIQQERQQLQAKVKRLSNRQVFVSEPVFDYALTSLGFKVANRDFENAVEKGTDPSPQVIHKMQRGLKNKQVALFVNNQQVSDKIVTNMVTLAKQHQVPVLNVTETMPAKLTYQQWMLKQYRQLNQLLTD
- a CDS encoding GGDEF domain-containing protein, whose protein sequence is MTWSHWEISPFITSVFFILGVLTLFWVSQNWLITFLNTHYQRVNESIINDWYGLVYMLVFVFGMQALIVGQPDAWIFMNFQLIALTFCGYFLNIRIANYYLYPLVLVFMIFNRSLGYWQSWGHALALLLFFTTLRTLRKRVPLQTKVGQVTLYFVTCACFGLILWWFMWLKFNLSWGTYWQEWGYLMIFEVLLYIYASMLSANAQLKQNLVSFANHDALTKTENFAAYTTAINYHLTASRQNGVPLTMMMFDIDHFKRVNDTYGHLAGDQILQHVTQVAEAVFKANNPNIALYRTGGEEFNVLFPSYDLTEARLVAEQLFAAVNHLVVPFNGHQIQLSISVGIAQLQPEDTTPTEFYRRVDDNLYAAKKHGRMQIVAK
- a CDS encoding Y-family DNA polymerase — protein: MTTKRTYMAIDLKSFYASVECVAYHLDPLNANLVVADTSRTDKTICLAVSPALKQFGVPGRPRLFQVKQRLADLNRERGRQTSYAQVKRHQSIYRDQLLAHPNLGIDYQVVPPRMAYYMQKSAEIYTIYLRFIKPEHIHVYSIDEVFMDVTDYLATYHVTPHALAKTMIHEIQAETGITATAGIGTNLYLAKVAMDIVAKKIPADADGVRIAQMDEALYRRYLWAHQPLTDFWRVGHGYAKRLAALGLNTMGDIARCSLGSLSDQYNETLLYREFGKNAELLIDHAWGDESATLADIKNYHASEHGIYASQVLMRPYDYTAGQAVLRGMVNNLVFDLVKRHVVTDQIGLRVDYDASTAQTSQTTLTEDYYGRQVPKPAHVTTRLTIATAAQPELSAVYQQLYQQAVNRKLMIRRVTVMANHLVDEQQVAEQPRYEQTNLFENPAVARNREQQDQRRRERDRQLQQTILNLQASSGNKNVVIRLADLKADATTIERNEQIGGHRA
- a CDS encoding AbrB/MazE/SpoVT family DNA-binding domain-containing protein: MTGQEQQVRVSIPVSALERAGIDRDDQLQLKVQNDALVLEKVQPRQPQWQQYLIIWPLLVALISGVASYAYWWFQKVRPVPLTGAQSIGSVTIVAGVVTGALLFIGFFLKTRNDPENRFSRHIYWRNFPVITIAFIMILAFALVGVFWVLELLFPDVVFDRFTSLLLIVMFTYFADAFMVGAALTINARSLTSILTVVIVSGCVISMAANGQRRWWQHNLSFLGTHAAENAWQFNLTLIFSALLMVVLIDYLFVSLSRIYPRTWRTLTLRILLTLTAIDFGAVGLFPNNLTFHWLHDLVAGGLVTLLVLLIVGVRWLLPAITKDFLWLSYGVGILLLLLNFGFRWFNYPSLTAFEIQAFALSFGWLLMLFSRLQALVNEDPELLTIQLEQDSKRE
- a CDS encoding ABC transporter ATP-binding protein, which gives rise to MSDLRNAGKYYWHYLKRYWLGFLLSVILIAISTWCIVVAPTYLGRAVEELTQYLQQWTNQATRAQASLQPFNRTLIIYVLLYVGDASTIFIASLILARVTAFSTGTMRVGLFCKMQRMKVQYFDTHSDGDILARFTSDLDNIFNAMNQALLEILLAVAQFVGLLIVMFNQNATMAWVTMASTPIALIIAAFVMHKAGVAVNQQQDDIGQLNGYINEQITGQKVLITNGLQQDSLNGFHEYNGKVRKSALTGQIWSGILNPLMQGMSLLNTAIVIFFGSWLALNGSMSTGAALALVVVFVNYAQQYYQPIMSLTSLYSMIQLAITGARRVDEVRNQPDEVSPEHGRTLDGIQDELLIDDVRFSYQPGKEILHGVSIHVHRGEMVALVGPTGSGKTTVMNLLNRFYDVDSGAITFDDVDIQSFDLKVLRQNVGIVLQEPQLFTGSIADNIRYGEPTASMERVIDAAKQANIHDFVMSLPDGYETQVSDEQSIFSAGQKQLMSIARTILTNPKLLILDEATSNVDTVTEANIQAAMDNVIQGRTSFVIAHRLKTILNADKIVVLKDGQIIEQGNHQALLAADGFYAELYRNQMVFE
- a CDS encoding ABC transporter ATP-binding protein, whose amino-acid sequence is MKILMPYFKRYRLDVWIAMLSVIVLVFATLWQPRLLQVIMEAIIKNDQATVFREGLMLLGLAVLGIIGGIVNTIYAARVALGVATDLRADLYAKVQSLAYADVEKFSPSNLVVRMTNDINQVQQIVMAGFQQITRIPLLFIGALILAVMTMPEQWWVIVVMMVVILAVALLAVRRMTTYFAQTQQDIENVNTVARENLMGIRVVKSFVQEPNEIKKFASASDELTAVTAKIGYWFAILMPAFFLTANVAVGVAVYLVGQTITTHPSYLAAITSFISYLMQILFAVINGGFLMTFASRAVISLGRINEVMTTTPSMSYVDGDDAPVAGDIHFDHVTFTYPGDDQPTLKDVTFTVKAGSMLGIVGATGSGKTTLAQLIARLYDPDSGRVSIGGIDVRELPEKALRATVAYVLQRSTLFSGTIAGNLRQVKPDAQPSHMQWAANIAQSAEFIERLPQTYDAPVEERSQNFSGGQKITRGVIANPEILILDDATSALDARSEKLVQEALDRELTSTTTVVIAEKIASIIRADQILVLDDGRISGSGTHQELLQQSAIYRAIYQTQKAREEGLHE